GCGATCTGCGAAGCGCACCAGGGACGGATCGAGGCGCAGTGCCGGCCCGGTGGTGGAGCGGTGATTCGTATCGAACTGCCGGTGAGCTGCGCGGCAGGTGCATAGCCTTGCCGCCAGGCTTCAGTGCGCTTGGGCGCCCGGCACTTCGTACCAGCCCAGGAACAGGTCCAGCGCCGACTCCACCACCTGGTGCTGCTTTTCGGCGCTCAGCAGCTCGGCATTGAGGGTCACCTGCGGCCAGAAGGCGAAGGATTTGAGCAGGGCGTGGATCTGTGTGGCGGCGAATTCCGGGTCCAGCGGCTTGAGGCGGCCGTCCTGCTGGGCGGCGCGAATCCACACGGTGAAGGCTTCTTCGCGTTCGTTGAGGCGGTTGACCCAGGTCTGCGCACGGTCTGGCGAATGGATGGTGGCGCCGAAGGCGACCCGCGCCAGGTCGAGGAAGTGCGGGTCGTTGAGAGTCGCCATCTT
The Pseudomonas sp. DTU_2021_1001937_2_SI_NGA_ILE_001 DNA segment above includes these coding regions:
- a CDS encoding TetR/AcrR family transcriptional regulator yields the protein MTTPMRLTDHKREAIVLAAIAEFRDRGFEVTSMDRIAARAEVSKRTVYNHFPSKEELFAEILRRLWSCAAPAPDAAYHSDRGLREQLRELLLGKMATLNDPHFLDLARVAFGATIHSPDRAQTWVNRLNEREEAFTVWIRAAQQDGRLKPLDPEFAATQIHALLKSFAFWPQVTLNAELLSAEKQHQVVESALDLFLGWYEVPGAQAH